GGAGCGCCTCCTCGCCCTGGAGCCGGGGAAGGGGGGGCTTTCCGCCCTCCTGGGCCTCCTCCCCAAGCTTCCCCTCCTCCGGGGCTTCTTCCCCAGGCGGGTGCGGAAGGCCCCGGTGCAGGAGGTGGTGTGGCGGGGGGAGGAGGTGGACCTAGGGCGCCTTCCCGTCCTCAAGTGCTGGCCTCTGGACGGGGGGCCCTTCCTCACCCTGCCCCTCGTCATCACCAAGGACCCCGAGACCGGGGAGCTCAACCTCGGCATGTACCGCATGCAGGTCCTGGACAAAAGGAGCACCGCCATGCACTGGCAATGGCACAAGGTGGGCCGCCGCCACCTGGAGAAGGCGAAGAGGCTGGGGAGGAGGCTGGAGGTGGCCGTGGCCCTGGGAGGGGACCCGGTCCTCACCTACGCCGCCACCGCACCCCTCCCTCCCTTGCCGGGGGTGAGCGAGTTCCACCTGGCGGGCTTCCTCCGGGGGGCCCCCATTGAGCTTGCCCGGGGGGTGACCGTGGACCTCCCCGTGCCCGCGGAGGCGGAGTTTGTCCTCGAGGGCTACATTGACCCCGAGGAGCCCCTGGTGGAGGAGGGGCCTTTTGGGGACCACACGGGCTTCTACACCCCCGTGGACCTCTACCCCCGCTTCCACGTCACCGCCCTTACCCACCGGAAGGGGGCCATCTACCCCGCCACCCTCGTGGGCGTTCCCCCCATGGAGGACGCCTACCTCATTGAGGCCACGGAAAGGCTCTTCCTCCCCGCCCTCCGCCTGGTGCTCCCCGAGGTGGTGGACTACCACATGCCCCCCGAGGGGGTGGCCCACAACTGGGTGAACGTGGCTTTGCGCAAGGAGTACCCGGGGCAGGCCTACAAGGTGGCCTACGGGATGCTGGGCCTGGGGCAGATGATGTTCGCCAAGGTCATTGTGGCCGTGGACGCGGACGTTCCGGTCAAGCCCGGGTTTGCTGCCCTGCTTGAGGCCCTCAAGCACGCCCTTCCCGGGCGGGACACCCTCCTCCTAAGGGGCCCCGTGGACGTCCTGGACCACAGCTCCCGGGCCTTCGCCTTCGGGGGGAAGCTCGTCATTGACGGCACGCGGAAGCTTCCCGAGGAGGGGGGAGAGGCGTCCTTTATTCCCAAGGCCCACCCCACGCTTCCCGAAGATCCCGAGGTCCTGGCCCAGAGGCAGTGGCCGGGCCTCTGGGGGGTGGTGCTGGCGAAGCGCCGCCCCCACCAGGCCTGGGAGGTGGCGGAGAGGCTCCTCGGCACCCCGCAAAGCGCCGGGATCCGGCTTCTCCTCCTCGCCGACGAGGACACGGCCCTAAGCCCGGAGGAACTCCTCTGGTACGTCCTCAACAACATAGACCCCGAGCGGGACGCCCGGGTGATGCCGGGGGTAGAGGGGCCGGTCTTGGTCCTGGACGGCACGCGGAAGCTCCCCGAGGAGG
This region of Thermus thermophilus genomic DNA includes:
- a CDS encoding menaquinone biosynthesis decarboxylase, whose translation is MFRNLRAYLEALERRGELHRVRVPVSAELEIAEIADRVVKGEGPALLFERVVGKDFPVAIGLFGTRARTAFALGVADLDELSGKVERLLALEPGKGGLSALLGLLPKLPLLRGFFPRRVRKAPVQEVVWRGEEVDLGRLPVLKCWPLDGGPFLTLPLVITKDPETGELNLGMYRMQVLDKRSTAMHWQWHKVGRRHLEKAKRLGRRLEVAVALGGDPVLTYAATAPLPPLPGVSEFHLAGFLRGAPIELARGVTVDLPVPAEAEFVLEGYIDPEEPLVEEGPFGDHTGFYTPVDLYPRFHVTALTHRKGAIYPATLVGVPPMEDAYLIEATERLFLPALRLVLPEVVDYHMPPEGVAHNWVNVALRKEYPGQAYKVAYGMLGLGQMMFAKVIVAVDADVPVKPGFAALLEALKHALPGRDTLLLRGPVDVLDHSSRAFAFGGKLVIDGTRKLPEEGGEASFIPKAHPTLPEDPEVLAQRQWPGLWGVVLAKRRPHQAWEVAERLLGTPQSAGIRLLLLADEDTALSPEELLWYVLNNIDPERDARVMPGVEGPVLVLDGTRKLPEEGFQRVWPERVRMDPRVKALVDARWEEYGFRP